One part of the Hippoglossus hippoglossus isolate fHipHip1 chromosome 11, fHipHip1.pri, whole genome shotgun sequence genome encodes these proteins:
- the LOC117770528 gene encoding replication protein A 32 kDa subunit-like has protein sequence MWNQGDISGTPRRSAGKWKNATLQILPCTVSQLLSAPEISNDTFAVCDRELNQVSVVGVIRGLSPFKTNVQYSVDDMTGPPLNVKQWVNKEDCAAMADASPGTYVKVTGSLRNFKGQRYLMAMNIHCIEDMNEITSHMLEVVQAHMQLTGKVYDVNMNTSLPSLSGSYSSGHPKGLSTIQDQVFNAIRKSSDHDEGISFNDLKTQLHFLRMTDIRSSLTFLLNEGEVFCTIDEHHFKTTGYN, from the exons ATGTGGAACCAAGGTGA CATCAGTGGGACCCCAAGACGCAGTGCAGGGAAATGGAAG AACGCCACTCTTCAGATTCTGCCCTGCACAGTGTCGCAGCTTCTGTCCGCGCCTGAAATCAGCAATGATACCTTTGCAGTCTGTGACCGTGAACTCAACCAG GTGTCCGTTGTGGGCGTCATCCGAGGACTTTCCCCCTTCAAGACCAACGTCCAGTACTCTGTGGACGACATGACGGGTCCACCGTTAAATGTGAAGCAGTGGGTCAACAAAGAG GACTGTGCGGCCATGGCCGATGCTTCTCCTGGAACATACGTGAAGGTCACAGGAAGTCTGCGTAATTTCAAA GGTCAAAGGTATTTGATGGCAATGAATATCCACTGCATCGAGGACATGAATGAGATCACATCCCACATGTTGGAGGTGGTACAAGCCCATATGCAGCTTACTGGGAAG GTGTATGATGTGAATAtgaacacctctcttccctcacTGTCTGGGAGTTACAGCAGTGGACATCCTAAAGGTTTGTCCACCATCCAGGACCAG GTGTTCAATGCAATCAGGAAGTCCTCTGACCATGATGAAGGCATCAGTTTCAATGACCTGAAGACTCAGCTGCATTTCCTCAGAATGACAGACATCAG ATCCTCCTTGACCTTTCTCTTAAATGAAGGCGAAGTCTTCTGCACCATCGATGAGCATCATTTTAAGACAACAGGATATAACTAG
- the pdik1l gene encoding serine/threonine-protein kinase pdik1l has protein sequence MVSSQPKYELIQEVGRGSYGVVYEAVVKRTGARVAVKKIRCHSPENVELALREFWALSSIQSQHPNVIHLEECILQRDQLAQRMNHGSSSPLYLELVETSLKGEITFDPCCAYYLWFVMDFCDGGDMNAYLLSRKPSRKTNTSFMLQLGSALAFLHRNQIIHRDLKPDNILISQACTPAGSSEPTLKVADFGLSKVCSTSGLNPEEPASVNKCFLSTACGTDFYMAPEVWEGHYTAKADIFALGVIIWAMVERITFVDVETQKELLGSYVQQGTEIVPLGEALLENPKMELLIPARKKSMNSHMKQLIRDMLSANPQERPDAFELELRLVRIACRELDWDT, from the exons ATGGTAAGCAGCCAGCCGAAGTACGAGCTGATCCAGGAGGTGGGGCGTGGCAGTTACGGCGTGGTCTATGAGGCAGTAGTGAAGCGCACAGGGGCCCGTGTAGCGGTGAAGAAGATCCGCTGTCACTCTCCAGAGAATGTGGAGCTGGCTCTGCGGGAGTTTTGGGCCCTAAGCAGCATCCAAAGCCAGCACCCCAATGTCATCCACCTGGAGGAGTGTATCCTGCAGCGGGACCAGCTggcccagaggatgaaccatgGTTCCAGCTCCCCGCTCTACCTGGAG ctggtggagacgtCTCTTAAAGGCGAGATCACCTTTGACCCGTGCTGTGCCTACTATTTGTGGTTCGTCATGGACTTCTGTGATGGGGGTGACATGAACGCCTACCTTCTATCCCGCAAGCCCAGTCGCAAGACCAACACCAGCTTCATGCTACAGCTGGGCAGTGCCCTGGCCTTCCTTCACCGCAACCAGATCATACACCGCGACCTCAAACCGGATAACATCCTCATCTCGCAGGCCTGCACACCGGCCGGGTCGTCTGAGCCCACCCTCAAAGTGGCCGACTTTGGCCTGAGCAAAGTCTGCTCCACCTCCGGGCTCAACCCAGAGGAGCCAGCCAGTGTCAACAAGTGCTTCCTGTCCACAGCTTGTGGAACAGACTTCTACATGGCCCCGGAGGTCTGGGAAGGCCACTACACTGCCAAGGCGGATATCTTTGCCCTGGGGGTGATTATCTGGGCCATGGTGGAGCGCATCACCTTTGTGGACGTGGAGACTCAGAAGGAGCTGCTAGGGAGCTATGTGCAGCAGGGCACAGAGATTGTACCCTTAGGGGAAGCCCTGTTGGAGAACCCAAAGATGGAGCTGCTGATCCCCGCCAGGAAAAAGAGCATGAACAGCCacatgaagcagctgatcaGGGACATGCTGTCGGCCAACCCTCAGGAACGGCCCGACGCCTttgagctggagctcagactgGTCCGTATTGCCTGCAGAGAACTGGACTGGGAcacgtga